CGCCGGGACTTCGCTGCTCGACGATATCGTCGAGAAGAGCAAGGTCGCGAAATCCGATTCCGAGCATGCGCGTGCGAAGGACCTGATCGGCGAGCTCGTCCACCAGGTGCTCGACGGCACGGTGATCGTATCGGACAACCTGTCGGCGACGATCGACGCGCGCGTCGCGGAACTCGACCGCCTGATCTCCACGCAGCTGTCCGCGGTGATGCACGCGCCGGAATTCCAGCGCCTCGAAAGCACGTGGCGCGGCATGGACTATCTGGTCAAGGAAAGCAACACCGGCCAGACGATCAAGATCAAGGCGCTGCACGCACCGAAGCGCGACCTCGTGCGCGACTTCAAGGGCGCGAGCGAGTTCGACCAGAGTGCGCTGTTCAAGAAAGTCTACGAAGAAGAATTCGGCACGTTCGGCGGCTCGCCGTTCGGTGCGCTGATCGGCGATTACGAGATCTCCCGCCAGCCGGAAGACATGTATTTCATCGAGCAGATGTCGCACGTCGCGGCGGCCGCGCACGCGCCGTTCATCGCATCGGCGTCGCCGGAGCTGCTCGGCCTCGAGTCGTTCTCCGATCTCGGCAAGCCGCGCGACCTCGGCAAGGTGTTCGACACGGTCGAATACGCGAAGTGGAAGTCGTTCCGCGATTCGGAAGACTCACGCTACGTCGGCCTGACGCTGCCGCGCTTTCTCGGCCGGCTGCCGTTCAATCCGAAGGACGGCCAGACCGCGGAGAACTTCAATTTCGTCGAGGACGTCGACGGCACCGAGCACGACAAGTACCTGTGGTGCAACGCGTCGTGGGCCTTCGCGGCACGCCTGACGGCCGCGTTCGACGACTTCGGCTGGTGCGCGGCGATCCGCGGCGTCGAAGGCGGCGGCCTCGTCGAGGACCTGCCGACCCACACGTTCAAGACCGACGACGGTGAAGTCGCGCTGAAGTGCCCGACCGAAATCGCGATCACCGATCGCCGCGAGAAGGAGCTGAGCGACCTCGGCTTTATCCCGCTCGTTCATTGCAAGAACTCGGATTACGCTGCGTTCTTCGCCGCGCAATCGGTGCAGAAACCGAAAAAATACAGCACCGACAGCGCGAACGCGAATGCCGTCCTGTCCGCCCAGCTTCAGTACATCTTCTCGGTATCGCGCGTCGCGCACTACCTGAAGGCGATGATGCGGGACAAGATCGGCAGCTTCGCATCGGCGCAGAACGTGGAGACTTTCCTCAACCGGTGGATTTCGCAGTACGTCCTGCTCGACGACAACGCGTCGCAGGAACAGAAGGCGCAATTCCCGCTGCGCGAGGCATCCATACAAGTGTCGGAGATTCCGGGCAAGCCGGGCTCGTATCGTTCGGTCGCGTTCCTGCGTCCGCACTTCCAGCTCGACGAACTCTCGATTTCTCTGCGACTTGTCGCTGATCTGCCCAAACCGGCAAATTCATAAGCGAGTAGATCGCCCGGGCGGGCCGCCTGGGTAGGACGTTAAAACCACCTCTTTGGGGAGTCGAAGGGCCATGTTACATATGCACTTGCAGTTTGGTAGTCCGGCGGTGAAGGGCGAATCCGCGGACAAGGACCATCAAGGCTGGATCGAACTGAAATCGTGGGATCACTCGATCGTTCAGCCGCGTTCGGCAACGGCATCGACCGCAGGCGGTCACACGATGACGCGCTGCGAGCACGGCGACATGATTTTCACGAAGGAAATCGATTCGTCGAGCCCGCTGCTGTATCAGCACGCATCGGGCGGCACCACGTTCGATGAAGTGACGGTCCATTTCTCGCGCGCGGACGGTGAAGGCAAGCGCGTGCAGTATCTGGAAGTCAAGCTCAAGTACGTGATCATCTCGAGCATCGCACCGAGCGTTCGCGAAGAAGGTCTGCCGCTCGAGACGTTCTCGCTGAAGTACGCGGCAGTGCAGTGGAAGCAGACCCAGCAGAAGATCGGCGGCAACCAGGGCGGCAACACGCAAGGCGCCTGGAGCCTGACGAAGAACGACAAGACCTACGCGGTCTAAGGTCGGTTGCGGCAACGGGGCGTGCAGCGTCCCGTTGCCGTTTTCGCTGTATACACCGGCCGATGAAACGATTCGAACCCAGCTTTCTCGACAAGCTGTTCGACGACGAACCGCACCTTCCGGCCTCGGCCGCGATGCGGCAATTGTCGCTGGACGAGCTCAAGAACACGGTCGCCCGCGACGTCGAGGCGATCCTCAACACCCGTATCGCGCACACCGAGATCGAACTGGCCGCGCTGCCGGAATGCCAGAAGTCGGTGCTGACTTACGGGTTGAACGATTTCGCGGGGCTGAGCCTCGCGAGTCACTACGACCGCGCGTTCATCTGCAAGTCGATCCAGCAGGCCATCGCGCGCCACGAGCCGCGGCTTCAGCAGGTGCAGGTGACGTTCGAGCTGAACGAGCAGTCGACCAACGCACTGTATTTCGCGATCCAGGCGCTGCTGGTCGTGCATCCGGCCGAGGAGCCGGTGAGTTTCGACGCGATGCTGCAGCCGTCGACGCTGCAAT
The sequence above is a segment of the Burkholderia diffusa genome. Coding sequences within it:
- the tssE gene encoding type VI secretion system baseplate subunit TssE; the encoded protein is MKRFEPSFLDKLFDDEPHLPASAAMRQLSLDELKNTVARDVEAILNTRIAHTEIELAALPECQKSVLTYGLNDFAGLSLASHYDRAFICKSIQQAIARHEPRLQQVQVTFELNEQSTNALYFAIQALLVVHPAEEPVSFDAMLQPSTLQYSVTRTRAARML
- a CDS encoding Hcp family type VI secretion system effector, with amino-acid sequence MLHMHLQFGSPAVKGESADKDHQGWIELKSWDHSIVQPRSATASTAGGHTMTRCEHGDMIFTKEIDSSSPLLYQHASGGTTFDEVTVHFSRADGEGKRVQYLEVKLKYVIISSIAPSVREEGLPLETFSLKYAAVQWKQTQQKIGGNQGGNTQGAWSLTKNDKTYAV
- the tssC gene encoding type VI secretion system contractile sheath large subunit, with the protein product MNQQTAAAQASGAEYAAGTSLLDDIVEKSKVAKSDSEHARAKDLIGELVHQVLDGTVIVSDNLSATIDARVAELDRLISTQLSAVMHAPEFQRLESTWRGMDYLVKESNTGQTIKIKALHAPKRDLVRDFKGASEFDQSALFKKVYEEEFGTFGGSPFGALIGDYEISRQPEDMYFIEQMSHVAAAAHAPFIASASPELLGLESFSDLGKPRDLGKVFDTVEYAKWKSFRDSEDSRYVGLTLPRFLGRLPFNPKDGQTAENFNFVEDVDGTEHDKYLWCNASWAFAARLTAAFDDFGWCAAIRGVEGGGLVEDLPTHTFKTDDGEVALKCPTEIAITDRREKELSDLGFIPLVHCKNSDYAAFFAAQSVQKPKKYSTDSANANAVLSAQLQYIFSVSRVAHYLKAMMRDKIGSFASAQNVETFLNRWISQYVLLDDNASQEQKAQFPLREASIQVSEIPGKPGSYRSVAFLRPHFQLDELSISLRLVADLPKPANS